One stretch of Plasmodium yoelii strain 17X genome assembly, chromosome: 5 DNA includes these proteins:
- a CDS encoding PIR protein, fragment → MNKEVCKKFKDLRDAFSDNLNASGNYEFTNKENFDEYCTDNKCNDNLGKINAGFFYLLDAFFKDNSVFNSVAKSNINIVEYIMIWLSGSGFRV, encoded by the exons atgaataaggaagtg TGTAAAAAGTTCAAGGATCTAAGGGACGCGTTTTCCGATAATTTGAACGCTAGTGGAAACTATGAATTTACAAATAAGGAAAATTTCGATGAGTATTGTACTGATAATAAATGTAATGATAATTTGGGTaaaattaatgctggatttttttatttgcttGATGCATTCTTTAAGGATAATTCTGTGTTTAATTCTGTTGCAAAAAGTAacatcaatattgttgaatacattatgatatggttaagtggttcagggttcagggtttag